CGGGTTCGTCGGGGTGTGTTTTGCCGTGGACCTAATGCATTGTCTCACGCGCAGCCTTCCAAACCTCGGGCCGCACTACGTGCGTGCTTCGTTGTCCATCGCGGTAGGTGATGAACACAAATAGGTCACCTGTACCTGCCTCACGGAAACTGGAATACTGCTCGGCGGAGATATGCTCTCCCACAACCCATTCCTCGATTCGGTACGAATCTGCTGCGACAGTGATTCCGAGGTCCGCAGCATCCGTCTCGGACAGGCCAAGTGCTGCACCAAGGCCCGCCTGTGGATCGAGTATATGAACCTTGACTGCCTTCTTACTATTCACCGGGCTAATTTTGCCTTGGCGCTCCATCTCGCGCAGCCACCGAACAGAAACTCGGACCCGTCGCACGCCGCCGTCGGGCAACGGAAGTTCAATAGTGGCCTTCTTCCCGAACAAGCGGTCAAACAACCCCATATCTAGGCGCATCGGAGAGGCTCCTTATTTACCTGCTGGGGGTGCGAAGGTCAAACGTGAGAACGGCACTCACGTTCCGCAGGCGTTCCCCAAACTCAGTTGAGATCCAAGTCGGCACTTCGTCCTCAGTGGCTTGGAGAAGAGCTTCAACATATGGCGGAGGCTGCTCATGCAGTCCAGGGACTACATTGGCAGCAGCCGCAAAGTAACGCCGGATGAACTCGAACACTTTACCCACGAACGGAGCCGCGTTGTCACGCGCTTCCGCTGCGCAGCAGAACAGACACGCGAGAGGGCATGAATCAGCAAGCAACTGTGCCGACGTAATACGCTGACGGCCTTTGAGAACGTACTTTTGGTGAACCAGAATGGCGTCAGTCAAAAAAACGGCATATGGTCCGGCATCATCCGAAGGATCGTGACACCGAACAGTAGGAGAGGTTGGGGATGTGTAGTAGAGCGCGTAGAGCGGGAGGACGTTGAACCGGCGGGCTGCCTCAATTAGTTTCTCTATTTGCAACCCGTGGCGATTTGCGTAAGCTATCTGCGGATATGAGTCATCGTGGCCGCATAAATTCTTTGCTTGTACACGCATTCCAAACGATTCTCGATCCGAAATTAGCCACCA
The window above is part of the Longimicrobium sp. genome. Proteins encoded here:
- a CDS encoding DUF6615 family protein produces the protein MVTISQQLESLHGALRALCVVQISPPAEDSAEAIYRAQMLECIAHRDIVRIVRALQTIQTDVRLREFEENYLAHLSRVYSDLGDLLDDNSAFSWLLVNSVEMERLRPVFIANVAALFAELLAAAGLRGHYSRARRSSPESACLVVSELAAELDAWLRRQPKVREESITDWLLYQLTERASWIKYYQFPRHEEARESGADWEWWLISDRESFGMRVQAKNLCGHDDSYPQIAYANRHGLQIEKLIEAARRFNVLPLYALYYTSPTSPTVRCHDPSDDAGPYAVFLTDAILVHQKYVLKGRQRITSAQLLADSCPLACLFCCAAEARDNAAPFVGKVFEFIRRYFAAAANVVPGLHEQPPPYVEALLQATEDEVPTWISTEFGERLRNVSAVLTFDLRTPSR